In the genome of Mucisphaera calidilacus, one region contains:
- a CDS encoding peptide chain release factor family protein yields MPDVFDIFDPDPRVMTHPAAIDPDELRRQCDLLRAKRGGPGGQRRNKVETAVELVHKPTGQRGHAGERRSPAENQRVALKRLRINLAIHHRETADLTRAPSQRWQDRTRNDQTLAINPRHDDYPALLAEALDVIHACAYDLRRAATLQRITRTQLIKLLRHQPDAFDTVNQQRQQHGRPAVR; encoded by the coding sequence GTGCCCGATGTCTTCGACATCTTCGACCCCGACCCCAGGGTGATGACCCACCCCGCCGCCATCGACCCCGACGAACTCCGCCGCCAGTGCGACCTCCTCCGAGCCAAGCGAGGCGGCCCAGGCGGGCAACGACGCAACAAGGTCGAGACCGCCGTCGAACTCGTCCACAAACCCACCGGACAACGCGGACACGCCGGCGAACGCCGCAGCCCCGCCGAGAACCAACGCGTCGCCCTCAAACGACTCCGCATCAACCTCGCCATCCATCACCGCGAAACCGCCGACCTCACCCGCGCCCCCAGCCAACGCTGGCAGGACCGCACCCGCAACGACCAGACCCTCGCCATCAACCCCAGACACGACGACTACCCCGCCCTCCTCGCCGAGGCCCTCGACGTCATCCACGCCTGCGCCTACGACCTGCGCCGCGCAGCCACCCTCCAACGCATCACCCGCACACAGCTCATAAAACTCCTGCGCCACCAGCCCGACGCCTTCGATACGGTGAACCAGCAACGACAGCAGCACGGACGACCCGCCGTCCGCTGA
- a CDS encoding HD-GYP domain-containing protein has product MALALPVMNPKSPSRVLLKIGFELTAKIIQKLRDLQVRSIWVRYPSLDGIEDYINAEAAEVRTEVVNNIVDGFEELQTKSAARLPYEQYERSINKLIDQLIGNPRTAIFLGDLADTDDTLVRHASSVMYLALLMGLKLEGYIVHERRHVDPARAKEVINLAIGAMLHDIGMTELDDEVRENYEQTLDESDAAYQQHPALGYQMVRGKLEPTAATVVLNHHQRWDGSGFAGGNYPALPGNRCHIFARIAAVADTFDTLRQPPNASKRPTVIALHQILSEPLASKFDPNVLETLVDVVPPYPPGNIVKLSNDQHVVVLDTNRFDPCRPKVQVMADPEELGNPKNQSGEIFQLSDMPKSIYIAETEGIDVTRFNFTRDKLPSANPELTLKI; this is encoded by the coding sequence ATGGCACTCGCACTGCCCGTCATGAATCCCAAGAGCCCGTCGCGCGTCCTCCTCAAAATCGGCTTCGAACTCACCGCCAAGATCATCCAGAAACTCCGCGACCTCCAGGTCCGATCCATCTGGGTCCGCTACCCCAGCCTCGACGGCATCGAGGACTACATCAACGCCGAGGCCGCCGAGGTACGCACCGAAGTCGTCAACAACATCGTCGACGGCTTCGAAGAACTACAGACCAAATCCGCCGCCCGACTCCCCTACGAGCAGTACGAACGATCCATCAACAAACTCATCGATCAGCTCATCGGCAACCCGCGAACCGCGATCTTCCTGGGCGACCTCGCCGACACCGACGACACCCTCGTCCGGCACGCCTCCTCGGTCATGTACCTCGCCCTGCTCATGGGCCTCAAGCTCGAGGGCTACATCGTCCACGAACGCCGGCACGTCGACCCAGCCCGCGCCAAGGAAGTCATCAACCTCGCCATCGGCGCCATGCTCCACGACATCGGCATGACCGAACTCGACGACGAGGTCCGCGAGAACTACGAGCAGACCCTCGACGAGTCCGACGCCGCCTACCAGCAACACCCCGCCCTCGGCTACCAGATGGTCCGCGGCAAACTCGAACCCACCGCCGCCACCGTCGTCCTCAACCACCACCAGCGATGGGACGGCAGCGGATTCGCGGGCGGCAACTACCCCGCGCTCCCGGGCAACCGATGCCACATCTTCGCACGCATCGCCGCCGTCGCCGACACCTTCGACACACTCCGCCAACCCCCCAACGCCAGCAAACGACCCACCGTCATCGCGCTCCACCAGATCCTCTCCGAACCCCTCGCCAGCAAGTTCGACCCCAACGTCCTCGAAACCCTCGTCGACGTCGTGCCCCCCTACCCCCCGGGCAACATCGTCAAACTCAGCAACGACCAGCACGTCGTCGTCCTCGACACCAACCGATTCGACCCCTGCCGGCCCAAAGTCCAGGTGATGGCCGACCCCGAAGAACTCGGCAACCCCAAAAACCAGTCCGGCGAGATCTTCCAGCTCAGCGACATGCCCAAGTCGATCTACATCGCCGAGACCGAGGGCATCGACGTTACACGCTTCAACTTCACACGCGACAAGCTCCCCTCCGCCAACCCCGAACTGACGCTCAAAATCTGA
- a CDS encoding CPBP family glutamic-type intramembrane protease gives MNQAPDDQRESWLGRLDAWVEESPWHPRVLPFFVYIFGLLIIGLGSTVESWGAGIGVVAAVGRGWQSAPVQLVLYAAQCGLVCWLLWRYRRLTPELTIRFHWLAIPTGVFLLVAWVGLGWLMTGEFSERWSGLMAGEPVGAIDYGIDGAEPNAFATVEEHDLRKQVHSDGLEGQFGAALLFFRLLGMSLVVPLFEELFIRSAMVRGLQHRRETLRGIGQVLCDFPVVGDALMNTKFGREVSREDPILTRQLVATPVGAMTLWAVFASTLVFSLSHLLRDWPGCIACGIVWCWLVWYTNRPSLAEDRRMGIGPIAWSHGITNALLWGYTVWTDDWQFL, from the coding sequence TTGAACCAAGCACCTGATGATCAGCGTGAGTCGTGGCTCGGGCGTCTGGACGCCTGGGTGGAGGAGAGCCCGTGGCACCCGCGGGTGCTGCCTTTTTTCGTCTACATCTTCGGGCTGCTGATTATCGGGCTGGGCTCGACGGTGGAGTCGTGGGGCGCGGGGATCGGTGTTGTGGCGGCGGTGGGTCGTGGCTGGCAGTCGGCGCCGGTGCAGTTGGTGTTGTATGCGGCGCAGTGCGGGTTGGTCTGCTGGCTGCTCTGGCGTTATCGCAGGCTCACCCCTGAGCTGACGATCCGGTTTCACTGGCTGGCGATCCCGACGGGCGTGTTCCTGCTGGTGGCGTGGGTCGGGCTGGGCTGGCTGATGACCGGGGAGTTTTCGGAGCGCTGGTCGGGGCTGATGGCGGGGGAGCCGGTTGGTGCGATTGACTACGGCATCGACGGCGCGGAGCCGAACGCGTTTGCGACGGTCGAGGAGCACGACCTGCGCAAGCAGGTGCATTCGGACGGTCTGGAGGGCCAGTTCGGGGCGGCGCTGCTTTTCTTCCGACTGCTGGGGATGTCGCTGGTGGTGCCCCTGTTCGAGGAGTTGTTTATTCGGTCGGCGATGGTGCGTGGTCTGCAGCATCGTCGGGAAACGCTTCGCGGCATCGGGCAGGTGCTGTGTGATTTTCCTGTCGTTGGCGATGCGCTGATGAACACGAAGTTCGGGCGTGAGGTATCGCGGGAGGACCCGATCCTGACGCGTCAGCTGGTGGCCACGCCGGTGGGCGCGATGACGCTGTGGGCGGTGTTCGCTTCGACGCTGGTGTTCAGCCTGAGTCACCTGCTGCGTGACTGGCCCGGGTGCATCGCCTGCGGCATCGTCTGGTGCTGGCTGGTGTGGTATACGAACCGTCCGAGTCTTGCTGAGGACCGTCGGATGGGGATCGGGCCGATCGCGTGGTCGCACGGCATCACGAACGCGTTGCTATGGGGTTACACGGTCTGGACGGACGACTGGCAGTTTCTGTGA
- a CDS encoding glutamate synthase subunit beta codes for MGKPTGFMEYDRVAMPSRQPDLRLSDFYEIYQRADQHVLKEQGARCMDCGVPFCQSDTGCPIDNLIPEWNDLIYHGRWRDAYERLARTNNFPEFTGRICPAPCEESCVLGINEPPVTIKSIECAIIDRAFEEGWVVPNPPTVRTGKKVAVVGSGPAGLAAADQLNKAGHEVTVFERDDRIGGLLMYGVPNMKLEKDLVDRRVALLRAEGIRFQTNANVGGDRAHHGSNHRADKIDPQDLLRDFDAILLACGALQGRDLDKLPGRNLQGVHMAMEYLWKSTQSFLDSQFQDGNYISAQGKDVIVIGGGDTGTDCIGTALRQNCKSLTNITRRSKEPDERDERHPWPGPTGTFYIDYGHAEAAARYDRDPRSYGILPKGFVDDGNGNVKAMHVSSLEWTTDENGKKVSREVPGSDRELPAQLVLLSIGFTGHDTPKLIESLGIETDWGQVKADYGSFATSADKVFTAGDMRRGASLIVWAIAEGRGAAHAIDAYLMGSSELPAPGMETGQLSSAG; via the coding sequence ATGGGTAAGCCCACCGGATTCATGGAATACGACCGCGTCGCCATGCCCTCGCGCCAGCCCGACCTGCGCCTCAGCGACTTCTACGAGATCTACCAGCGCGCCGACCAGCACGTCCTCAAGGAACAGGGCGCGCGATGCATGGACTGTGGCGTACCCTTCTGCCAGTCCGACACCGGCTGCCCCATCGACAACCTCATCCCCGAGTGGAACGACCTCATCTACCACGGCCGATGGCGCGACGCCTACGAACGCCTCGCACGCACCAATAACTTCCCCGAATTCACCGGACGCATCTGCCCCGCACCCTGCGAAGAGAGCTGCGTCCTCGGCATCAACGAGCCCCCCGTCACCATCAAGTCCATCGAGTGCGCCATCATCGACCGCGCCTTCGAAGAGGGATGGGTCGTCCCCAACCCGCCCACCGTCCGCACCGGCAAAAAGGTCGCCGTCGTCGGCTCCGGACCCGCTGGACTCGCCGCAGCCGACCAGCTCAACAAGGCCGGCCACGAGGTCACCGTCTTCGAACGCGACGACCGCATCGGCGGGCTGCTCATGTATGGCGTCCCCAACATGAAACTCGAGAAGGACCTCGTCGACCGACGCGTCGCGCTCCTCCGCGCCGAGGGCATCCGCTTCCAGACCAACGCCAACGTCGGCGGCGACCGCGCCCACCACGGCTCCAACCACAGGGCCGACAAGATCGACCCGCAGGACCTGCTCCGCGACTTCGACGCAATCCTCCTCGCCTGCGGAGCACTCCAGGGACGCGACCTCGACAAGCTCCCCGGCCGAAACCTCCAAGGCGTCCACATGGCCATGGAGTACCTCTGGAAATCCACACAGTCCTTCCTCGACTCCCAGTTCCAGGACGGCAACTACATCTCCGCCCAGGGCAAGGACGTCATCGTCATCGGCGGCGGCGACACGGGCACCGACTGCATCGGCACCGCGCTCCGGCAGAACTGCAAGTCACTCACCAACATCACCCGTCGCTCCAAAGAACCCGACGAACGCGACGAACGCCACCCCTGGCCCGGACCCACCGGAACCTTCTACATCGACTACGGCCACGCCGAGGCCGCCGCACGCTACGACCGCGACCCGCGCTCCTACGGCATCCTGCCCAAGGGCTTCGTCGACGACGGCAACGGCAACGTCAAGGCCATGCACGTCTCCAGCCTCGAATGGACCACCGACGAGAACGGCAAGAAGGTCTCACGCGAAGTCCCCGGCTCCGACCGCGAACTCCCCGCGCAGCTCGTGCTCCTCTCCATCGGCTTCACCGGCCACGACACCCCGAAACTCATCGAGTCCCTCGGCATCGAGACCGACTGGGGACAGGTCAAGGCCGACTACGGCAGCTTCGCCACCTCCGCCGACAAGGTCTTCACCGCCGGCGACATGCGCCGCGGCGCATCGCTCATCGTCTGGGCCATCGCCGAAGGACGCGGCGCCGCCCACGCCATCGACGCCTACCTCATGGGCTCGTCCGAACTCCCCGCCCCGGGCATGGAAACCGGACAGCTCTCCTCCGCGGGGTAA
- the neuC gene encoding UDP-N-acetylglucosamine 2-epimerase, with the protein MAGQEPRRVAIVTGTRAEFGLLRPVIDACLGRSELETLLLVTGTHLTRGTVTDVRSAGYRIHREVMMQLPGDRDRLSESEAVGRGVMSFATAWREMVPDVVLVLGDRVEAFAAAASASVGGVRVAHVHGGDRAEGVADEAMRHAISKLAHLHFAASAESRRRLVRMGEASSSVFRVGSPAMDGLDAVKPAEDAPRVIVMQHPIGAADDQERAWMRGTLRAVAKHDPLVMWPNSDAGSAGIRSAIEEAGLRTVDHLPRERFLSLLAGCEVLVGNSSAGLIEAAGLRRAAVNVGPRQGGRERPASVLDCDYGERAVRAAVRSARGLDLRRMRHPYGRGDAGVKIAEVLAELDLAAVPVRKRNAY; encoded by the coding sequence ATGGCGGGTCAGGAACCGAGACGTGTGGCGATCGTGACGGGGACGCGGGCGGAGTTCGGGTTGCTGCGGCCCGTGATCGATGCGTGCCTGGGTCGTTCGGAGCTGGAGACGCTGCTGCTGGTGACGGGGACGCACCTGACGCGTGGGACGGTGACGGACGTGCGGAGTGCGGGGTATCGGATTCACCGCGAGGTGATGATGCAGCTGCCGGGGGATCGGGATCGGCTGTCGGAGTCGGAGGCGGTGGGTCGCGGGGTGATGTCGTTTGCGACGGCGTGGCGCGAGATGGTGCCTGACGTGGTGCTGGTGCTGGGGGATCGTGTGGAGGCGTTCGCGGCGGCGGCCTCGGCGTCGGTGGGTGGTGTGCGTGTGGCGCACGTGCATGGCGGCGACCGGGCGGAGGGTGTTGCGGATGAGGCGATGCGTCACGCGATCTCGAAGCTGGCGCACCTGCACTTCGCGGCGAGCGCGGAGAGCCGGAGGCGTCTGGTGCGGATGGGCGAGGCGTCGTCGTCGGTGTTTCGCGTGGGTTCGCCTGCGATGGACGGGCTGGATGCTGTTAAGCCGGCGGAGGATGCGCCGCGGGTGATCGTGATGCAGCACCCGATCGGAGCGGCGGATGATCAGGAGCGTGCGTGGATGCGCGGGACGCTACGGGCGGTGGCTAAGCATGACCCGCTGGTGATGTGGCCGAACAGCGACGCCGGCTCGGCGGGGATTCGGTCGGCGATCGAGGAGGCGGGCCTGCGGACGGTGGATCATCTGCCGAGGGAGCGGTTCTTGTCGCTGCTGGCGGGTTGTGAGGTGCTGGTGGGGAACAGTTCGGCGGGGTTGATCGAGGCGGCGGGGTTGAGGCGTGCCGCGGTCAACGTCGGGCCGCGTCAGGGTGGTCGCGAGCGACCGGCGTCGGTGCTGGATTGTGATTACGGGGAGCGTGCCGTGCGTGCGGCGGTGCGGAGCGCGCGGGGGCTGGACCTGCGTCGGATGCGTCATCCGTACGGTCGTGGCGACGCGGGGGTGAAGATCGCGGAGGTGTTGGCGGAGTTGGACCTGGCGGCGGTGCCGGTGCGGAAGCGGAACGCGTATTGA
- the gltB gene encoding glutamate synthase large subunit, with product MTSPNTSLRPGPNGLYDPANEHDACGVGFIANIKGRKSHTIVADALTMLTRMDHRGACGCETNTGDGAGILAALPVGLLREEAQFDVPDTPFAAGNVFLPTNDEARANAKAIVERVLHDRGLAVLGWRPLPTDPDHADIGPSARMTQPVMEQLFVAPPATMNEETFEQSLFLARKQATLEIRGRVSIEQAEMFYVCSLSARIIVYKGQLTAPQVPLYYPDLRDQRFTSHLAMVHSRFSTNTFPSWDRAQPCRWMSHNGEINTLRGNSNWLRARAGAMNAEPGSVVADLLDQKVPIIDDDLSDSGTFDTALELLVMAGRSLPEAVMMMIPEAWENHESMPVQKRAFYEFHANLMEPWDGPASISFTDGRYIGAVLDRNGLRPSRYYVTNDDRVVMASEVGVIDIPEEQVRAKGRLEPGRMFLVDFDKGQIIDDAELKGQIASKRPYGQWLQNQKIEISDLPVPPLSERERVSMDNIIPVLRAFGYTTEHLNMIMAPMVQKGMEPTGSMGNDAALAVLSDKPRLIYDYFKQLFAQVTNPPIDPIREEIIMSLEGYIGPEGNLLETTEAQAHRLHLPQPILRNSQMSAIKKLNYRGWTSRIIDITYDREGGTDAMTAALDRVCEEAVQAVNDNIPLVILSDRPACDGRIPLSALLATGAVHQHLVRNQLRTRIGLVVESAEPREIHHFCTLIGYGADAINPYLAIAALRWMNRQGLLDLDAGIDDLVAQYIKAIGKGILKVMSKMGISTLASYKGAQIFECVGLRDQVIDRCFTGTASRLQGVGFDVLAEEAARRHNLGYPKRATVRFDELPNPGEYHWRPQGERHALPPTAIANVQRASRENSSQAYDDYARMTNDDSRTRCTLRGLMRLKTDPDKAIPLDEVEPASEIVKRFRTGAMSLGALSQEAHETLALAMNRIGGMSNSGEGGEDPQRFKILNNGDSKRSAIKQIASGRFGVTSYYLANADMLQIKIAQGAKPGEGGQLPGFKVNDYIAKIRYSTPGVGLISPPPHHDIYSIEDLAQLIFDLKNANPAAGVSVKLVAEVGVGTVAAGVAKAHADHILVSGFDGGTGASPMTSIKHAGLPWELGIAETHQTLVLNDLRSRVRLETDGGMRTGRDLFVAACLGAEEYGFSTLPLIAVGCIMMRKCHLNTCPVGVCTQDPLLRKKFAGQPEHVINFLFLVAEEARGYMAAAGVRTIDELIGRTDLLDTRQAINHWKADGLDLTAILKPATRPAHRENVGIRKLIEQDHGLDKVLDQTLIKLAQPAITNRENVEIHLPIRNTDRAVGAMLSHEVSRNQGEAGLPDDTVRVGLRGHAGQSFGAFLTSGVTLRLEGDANDYVGKGLSGGKIIVTPPEGVGFEPEHNIIAGNVCLYGATGGEVYLRGIVAERFAVRNSGAHAVVEGVGDHGCEYMTDGRVVILGRTGRNFAAGMSGGIAYIWDRDGDLLQHCNLGMVELEKLDEPEDVTEVKDLIRRHLEYTGSTVAARVLSDFDRLQTQFVKVMPIDYRRVLLARKAAARAQQEASGLG from the coding sequence ATGACCAGCCCCAACACCTCACTCCGACCCGGACCCAACGGCCTCTACGACCCGGCCAACGAGCACGACGCCTGTGGCGTCGGGTTCATCGCCAACATCAAGGGCCGCAAATCGCACACCATCGTCGCCGACGCCCTCACCATGCTCACACGCATGGACCACCGCGGCGCGTGCGGCTGCGAGACCAACACCGGCGACGGCGCCGGCATCCTCGCCGCCCTCCCCGTCGGGCTGCTCCGCGAAGAAGCCCAATTCGACGTCCCCGACACCCCCTTCGCCGCCGGCAACGTCTTCCTCCCCACCAACGACGAGGCCCGCGCCAACGCCAAGGCAATCGTCGAACGCGTCCTCCACGATCGCGGGCTCGCCGTCCTCGGCTGGCGGCCCCTGCCCACCGATCCCGACCACGCCGACATCGGCCCCTCCGCACGCATGACCCAACCGGTCATGGAACAGCTCTTCGTCGCGCCGCCCGCGACCATGAACGAAGAAACCTTTGAGCAGAGCCTCTTCCTCGCACGCAAGCAGGCCACCCTGGAGATCCGCGGCCGCGTCAGCATCGAGCAGGCCGAGATGTTCTACGTCTGCTCGCTCTCCGCACGCATCATCGTCTACAAGGGCCAGCTCACCGCGCCCCAGGTCCCCCTCTACTACCCCGACCTCCGCGACCAGCGCTTTACCTCCCACCTCGCGATGGTCCACTCACGCTTCTCCACCAACACCTTCCCCTCCTGGGACCGCGCCCAGCCCTGCCGATGGATGTCCCACAACGGCGAGATCAACACCCTCCGGGGCAACAGCAACTGGCTCCGCGCCCGCGCCGGCGCCATGAACGCCGAACCCGGCTCCGTCGTCGCCGACCTGCTCGATCAGAAAGTCCCCATCATCGACGACGACCTCTCCGACTCCGGCACCTTCGACACCGCCCTCGAACTGCTCGTGATGGCCGGACGCTCACTCCCCGAAGCGGTCATGATGATGATCCCCGAGGCGTGGGAAAACCACGAGTCCATGCCCGTCCAGAAACGCGCCTTCTACGAGTTCCACGCCAACCTCATGGAACCCTGGGACGGCCCCGCCTCCATCTCCTTCACCGACGGCCGCTACATCGGCGCCGTCCTCGACCGCAACGGCCTGCGTCCCTCGCGCTACTACGTCACCAACGACGACCGCGTCGTGATGGCCTCCGAGGTCGGCGTCATCGACATCCCCGAAGAACAGGTCCGCGCCAAGGGACGGCTCGAACCCGGACGCATGTTCCTCGTCGACTTCGACAAGGGACAGATCATCGACGACGCCGAACTCAAGGGACAGATCGCCTCAAAGCGACCCTACGGGCAGTGGCTCCAGAACCAGAAAATCGAGATCTCCGACCTCCCCGTTCCGCCTCTCTCCGAACGCGAACGCGTCTCGATGGACAACATCATCCCCGTCCTCCGCGCCTTCGGCTACACCACCGAACACCTCAACATGATCATGGCACCCATGGTCCAGAAGGGCATGGAGCCCACCGGCTCCATGGGCAACGACGCGGCCCTCGCCGTCCTCTCCGACAAGCCCCGACTCATCTACGACTACTTCAAGCAACTCTTCGCCCAGGTCACCAACCCGCCCATCGACCCGATCCGCGAAGAGATCATCATGTCCCTCGAAGGCTACATCGGGCCCGAGGGCAACCTCCTCGAAACCACCGAGGCGCAGGCCCACCGACTCCACCTGCCCCAGCCCATCCTGCGCAACAGCCAGATGAGCGCCATCAAGAAACTCAACTACCGCGGCTGGACCTCCCGCATCATCGACATCACCTACGACCGCGAAGGCGGCACCGACGCTATGACCGCCGCCCTCGACCGCGTCTGCGAAGAAGCCGTCCAGGCCGTCAACGACAACATCCCCCTCGTCATCCTCTCCGACCGGCCCGCCTGCGACGGCCGCATCCCCCTCAGCGCACTGCTCGCCACCGGCGCCGTCCACCAGCACCTCGTGCGCAACCAGCTCCGCACCCGGATCGGACTCGTCGTCGAGTCCGCCGAGCCGCGCGAGATCCACCACTTCTGCACGCTCATCGGCTACGGCGCCGACGCCATCAACCCCTACCTCGCCATCGCGGCCCTGCGCTGGATGAACCGCCAGGGCCTCCTCGACCTCGACGCCGGCATCGACGACCTCGTCGCCCAGTACATCAAGGCCATCGGCAAGGGCATCCTCAAGGTCATGTCCAAGATGGGCATCTCCACCCTCGCCAGCTACAAGGGCGCCCAGATCTTCGAGTGCGTCGGCCTCCGCGATCAGGTCATCGACCGCTGCTTCACCGGCACCGCCAGCCGGCTCCAGGGCGTCGGCTTCGACGTCCTCGCCGAAGAGGCCGCGCGACGACACAACCTCGGCTACCCCAAGCGCGCCACCGTCCGCTTCGACGAACTGCCCAACCCCGGCGAGTACCACTGGCGGCCCCAGGGCGAACGCCACGCGCTGCCCCCCACCGCCATCGCCAACGTCCAGCGTGCCTCCCGCGAGAACTCGTCACAGGCCTACGACGACTACGCACGCATGACCAACGACGACAGCCGGACACGCTGCACCCTCCGCGGGCTCATGCGGCTCAAGACCGACCCCGACAAGGCCATCCCCCTCGACGAGGTCGAGCCGGCCAGCGAGATCGTCAAACGCTTCCGCACCGGCGCCATGTCCCTCGGCGCCCTCTCCCAGGAAGCCCACGAAACCCTCGCGCTCGCCATGAACCGCATCGGCGGCATGTCCAACTCCGGCGAGGGTGGCGAAGACCCGCAACGCTTCAAGATCCTCAACAACGGCGACTCCAAACGCTCCGCCATCAAGCAGATCGCCTCCGGCCGCTTCGGCGTCACCAGCTACTACCTCGCCAACGCCGACATGCTCCAGATCAAGATCGCCCAGGGCGCGAAGCCCGGTGAGGGCGGGCAGCTCCCCGGCTTCAAGGTCAACGACTACATCGCGAAAATCCGCTACTCCACCCCGGGCGTCGGACTCATCTCGCCGCCGCCCCACCACGATATCTACTCCATCGAAGACCTCGCCCAGCTCATCTTCGACCTCAAGAACGCCAACCCCGCCGCCGGCGTCAGCGTCAAACTCGTCGCCGAAGTCGGCGTCGGCACCGTCGCCGCAGGCGTCGCCAAGGCACACGCCGACCACATCCTCGTCTCCGGGTTCGATGGCGGCACCGGCGCCTCGCCCATGACCTCCATCAAGCACGCCGGCCTCCCCTGGGAACTCGGCATCGCCGAAACCCACCAGACCCTCGTGCTCAACGACCTGCGCTCACGCGTCCGGCTCGAAACCGATGGCGGGATGCGCACCGGGCGCGACCTCTTCGTCGCCGCCTGCCTCGGCGCGGAGGAGTACGGCTTCAGCACACTCCCACTCATCGCCGTCGGCTGCATCATGATGCGCAAGTGCCACCTCAACACCTGCCCCGTCGGCGTCTGCACCCAGGACCCCCTGCTCCGCAAGAAGTTCGCCGGCCAGCCCGAGCACGTCATCAACTTCCTCTTTCTCGTCGCCGAGGAGGCCCGTGGCTACATGGCCGCGGCGGGCGTCCGCACCATCGACGAACTCATCGGACGCACCGACCTGCTCGACACACGCCAGGCCATCAACCACTGGAAGGCCGACGGACTCGACCTCACCGCCATCCTCAAGCCCGCCACACGGCCCGCGCACCGCGAGAACGTCGGCATCCGCAAGCTCATCGAGCAGGACCACGGCCTCGACAAGGTCCTCGACCAGACACTCATCAAACTCGCCCAGCCCGCCATCACCAACCGCGAGAACGTCGAGATCCACCTGCCCATCCGCAACACCGACCGCGCCGTCGGCGCGATGCTCAGCCACGAGGTCTCCCGCAACCAGGGCGAGGCCGGGCTCCCCGACGACACCGTCCGCGTCGGCCTCCGCGGCCACGCCGGCCAGTCCTTCGGCGCCTTCCTCACCTCCGGCGTCACCCTCCGACTCGAGGGCGACGCCAACGACTACGTCGGCAAAGGACTCTCCGGCGGCAAGATCATCGTCACACCCCCCGAGGGCGTCGGCTTCGAACCGGAACACAACATCATCGCCGGCAACGTCTGCCTGTACGGCGCCACCGGCGGCGAGGTCTACCTCCGCGGCATCGTCGCCGAGCGATTCGCCGTCCGAAACTCCGGCGCCCACGCCGTCGTCGAAGGAGTCGGGGACCACGGCTGCGAGTACATGACCGACGGACGCGTCGTCATCCTCGGACGCACCGGCCGAAACTTCGCCGCAGGCATGTCGGGCGGCATCGCCTACATCTGGGACCGCGACGGCGACCTCCTCCAGCACTGCAACCTCGGCATGGTCGAACTCGAAAAACTCGACGAGCCCGAAGACGTCACCGAGGTCAAGGACCTCATCCGGCGACACCTCGAGTACACCGGGTCAACCGTCGCCGCACGCGTCCTCTCCGACTTCGACCGCCTCCAGACCCAGTTCGTCAAGGTCATGCCGATCGACTACCGCCGCGTCCTGCTCGCCCGCAAGGCAGCAGCACGCGCCCAACAGGAAGCCTCGGGACTCGGCTAA
- a CDS encoding acylneuraminate cytidylyltransferase family protein, producing the protein MSVKGDTSGGVLALILARAGSKGLPGKNELDVAGRPMLAWTVDCAREAACVERVVLTTDGERLAEMGRSLGVEVVERPGALADDTATVDAAARHAVTVLEAGGASYSEVVLLYGNVPVRPSGLVDRAVSMLRETGCDSVQSVCGVGKAHPYWMKTLDETGRMSAYEANQVYRRQDLPPVYLLDGGLIAVRRASLFVECAGEPHAFLGEDRRAVVTEPGEVIDIDTAADLAVAEAVLLSRGD; encoded by the coding sequence ATGAGCGTGAAGGGTGATACGAGCGGCGGTGTGCTGGCGTTGATCCTGGCGCGTGCGGGGAGCAAGGGTCTGCCGGGCAAGAACGAGCTGGATGTCGCGGGTCGGCCGATGCTGGCGTGGACGGTGGACTGTGCGCGCGAGGCGGCCTGTGTGGAGCGCGTGGTGTTGACGACGGATGGCGAGCGGCTGGCCGAGATGGGTCGTTCGCTGGGCGTGGAGGTGGTGGAGCGGCCCGGGGCTCTGGCGGATGACACGGCGACCGTGGACGCGGCGGCGCGGCACGCGGTGACGGTGTTGGAGGCGGGCGGGGCGTCTTATTCGGAGGTGGTGTTGTTGTACGGCAACGTGCCGGTCCGGCCGAGCGGTCTGGTGGATCGTGCGGTGTCGATGCTGCGCGAGACGGGCTGCGATTCGGTGCAGTCGGTGTGCGGCGTGGGCAAGGCACACCCGTACTGGATGAAGACCCTGGATGAGACGGGGCGTATGTCGGCGTACGAGGCGAATCAGGTCTACCGGCGTCAGGACCTGCCTCCGGTTTACCTGCTGGATGGTGGGTTGATCGCGGTGCGTCGTGCTTCGCTGTTTGTGGAGTGTGCGGGTGAGCCGCACGCGTTTCTCGGCGAGGATCGTCGTGCGGTGGTGACGGAGCCGGGTGAGGTGATTGATATTGATACCGCGGCGGATCTTGCGGTTGCGGAGGCGGTGTTGCTTTCAAGGGGCGACTGA